ACGGGCGACGACAGGTCTGACAACGACGTCGACGACAAGGCTTCAGACTCCGTCGCTAAAGAAGGCATCAGATCTGGCACTTGTGAttcatggtggtggtggtggtggtggttgtgctgACTGTAGTGGTGATCAGATTGAAGAGCCAGACTTTCTGACATCGGCGTACACGGCGGTTCTGACAACGACGATGACGTCAGATCCGCTGACAGCTCTGACGCGGGTTCGCCCAGCGAGCATgacgtcatcgatgacgtggAAACCTCTTCCGACGATGACGACACGGAAGGAAAATCTGCCGAAGACGTGTCAGGCTCGTCGACAGGGCAAGGGGccggggagggggtggggacgACGAAgggggaggtggtggtggtggcctCCAGGCGGGTGACCAAGGCGTCGGTCATGTCGTCGGTGATGCGGTCGCTCTCGCCCACGGTGAAGGGCTCGTCGTGCAGGAGGTAGCTGTTGTTGAGCACGTCGTAGTGCAGCGCGGAGGCCCTGCGGTAGAGACCGTAGCATCCTCGCCTGGGGCTGTTGCGCAGCTTCTCCTCCCTCAGCTCGCGCTGCAGGCGCTTCATGGTGTTGTTGATGAGCACGGAGCGTCTGAGGAAGTGCTCGGGGTCCTCCACGGCCCGCATCTTGTGGATGGACAGCTTGAGGATCTTCCGCCTCTCCTCCTTCCTCTGCTTGGGCGTGTTGAGGAACGGGCTGATGCGGTGAGGCCGCGGGGACGGGTAGAAGAAGGCggagtcgtcgtcgtcgttgtccgCGTCGTTTTCGCCATCCTCGGAGGAGTTCTCCGacacccctcctcctcctcctcctacacCACCTCCGCAACAATGTTCTGTGGTGTCCATGCACGCGGAGACGTCTTCTCTGTGCATCATCATTATGTTGACCTTGTGAGACTCGTGCTCCGCCTCGGGAATGTCTGGGTTTGGCTGGTGGTGATAattgtggtggttgtggtggtcgTAGTCTGCAGAGTGAGAGTCAGCTGTGTTGTCCACGCCCACGACGTCCACCTCCACGACGCTGTCCGCCTCTTCTTCCAGCAGACCGTGGGTCGACTGTCCGACCACGAAGCTTTCAGTAGCTTCCACAGCTACAGCCGGAGTGTGTTCGCCGCCTGGTGTCACAGTGATGTCACTGTCCATAGCTGTCACGTCCACTGAGGTTTGAACACCATAGTTCATCTGTCCTTCTTCTTCCACTGACGTTTGAACACTAAAGTCCATCTGACCGTCTTCTTCTTCAATCACAGCATTCTCTGAGGAGTGAACTCCATCGGTTTCCACAACAGAGTCCAGTCCGACACACTCCACGTCATTCGTTTCAACCGCATGGGAAGAAGACGCTTCAGTTTCTTCTTGGAGTCTTAATCTCTTGCTAGGACTCTCTTCGTGTTGTCCGCCACACTCTTCTCCGCAGCGACCGTAGGTAACAATGTCGTCTGCTATGACTTCTTCTTTGTCCTTTAGGCCGTTGTGAACTTCCAAGCCACTGGCAGAGACTGCATTGTCAGCGTCCTCCCTACAGTGGGAGAACCTTCGTTTGCGGCTGCTGCGGGCAAGAGGCGTGAGTCGAGGCAGGGGAAGGCTTGTAGGCTCTAGTAGATGATGGTGAGAGTCTACATCAACGTTGCTGCTGGATATGGCTTGCGAGAAGGTGGCAGACATCGTCACTGAGCACTCGAAGGCTTCGCTGCCCTCACAGCAGGCTGAGCTACTGCTGGACACAGCGGGCAGGCAAGGCGAAGCGGTGGTGACCAGTGGTAAGATCTGACCAGCTGCTGGGCTATCACTGAGGTCAGCCAGGCTGTTGTTGGTATGACCAAGAGGTGCTGCCTCTTCTTGCTGGAAAGGCGAGGAAGACACAGCCGCTGAACGGTATATAGAGCTGCTGACGCCGTGACTGCTGGAAGACACAGCAGCACGCGAGAAAGACGAGGACATCGTCACAGAGGTCCCAGTCACCGGGCAGTGCACAGAGTCCACGACTGACGCTGCTGTCAATCCGCTGATGTCCGAGCGGTGAGCGGCAGTGCTGGAGGACACGGCAGGGAGGAAGTGGGAGGGAAGGGCGGAGTGGTCTGAGGGAGGGGACAGCCTCCCCGACAGGGGCAGCTCGCAGTCTAGAGCCACCATGGGGACTAACTCATTCAGACACGAGACGGGCGACGgttcctgctgctgctgctggcaGCGAGATGGACAAGGAAAATCCGGACTCTGGCACCCGAAGaccagctgctgctgctgatgaggAGAAAGTGTAAGCAGCTCGCTGTTGTGGTGACTGCTAACGACGCCCACACTGGGGAGGAACAAGCAGAGAGACGAAGAAGAATCTTGCCTGCGCTGACGCCGAGGATCCGGTGAAGACACTCTGCTCGCTGAATAAGCAGGTTGAGAGCTTTCCCTGGAAGGCACCAACTCGTTCTGGTGCAAGCGTCTGCCACCTCCGAGACAATCCGACCTGTCAGTGATTTTATCGTCGTTCACCACCATAGGCGGCAGAGAGGAGAAGGACACGGGGTAAGGTATGGGAGAAGTCCTATCTCTCCTGCACTGTCTTCTGCACTGAGCGGAGAGGCTGAAGTCGTAGCAGGACTCCGTGATGATGGAAGGCGGGgtgaaggagggggaggaggaggaggagaagctCTGCACACATCCCCTGAAGCAGACCGCCGTGGCCGTGCCTACCCCCTGCCTGCCATTGCTGCTCAACGAGGCTTGCCACGAGAGCATGCGGTGACCGGAAACTGGGGCTGGGTCCGCGCAGCCGCAGTGCAGCGGACAgccagacacagggagagagtgagaagtTCCGCTTCCGGTTGAGGGTGTGGTTGGCTCAGGCCCGATTTGGATGCGGGTTAGGTTCTACGTCCTTCTGAAACATGAGAAAAAAACCGCATTTAGAACAGACACAACGTcagtaaaaataaaacaaaggaaACCGTTGCTACAAAAGAAGGAAACGGAAACTGTGGTATTTAATGAAGacaagaaatgaagaatacGAATGGGGAGGAGTGGggagaaagacaaaaataaagctttgagagagagagagagagagagagagagagagagagagagagagagagagagagagagagagagagagagagagacagacagacagacagagagacagacagagagacagagagagagagagagagagagagagagagagagagagagagatgtgagaaaggagagataaagagagggagagaggggggggatagatatagatagatagatagatagatagagagagacagaaagagacagtgaccgagagagacagaaagagacagtgaccgagagagacagaaagagacagtgaccgagagagacagaaagagacagtgaccgagagagacagaaagagacagagacatcgagacaggcagagagggaaacagagagacagacagacacacggaaaGACACAGACGATCTgacaaaaagagacagaaacagacagacaatgcgACTGTGACCTACAGACCGAGGACCACACAAGAAACAGAAAAACACCAAAAGACAAAACTAAAACAactcacaacacaaaacaggtacagtcaaacacacaaagcagacACGTAAGAGACGTCACCCTACAAGCGAACCATGTTGTTTTACAAGCAGGACACATGGCGTGACATGCCCTGTGTACCCCTGCCACTGAAGTTTAAATTTACCACTTATTACATCACAGCCAGCCACCCGGTCGTAAACAGATAAGCTACGCGGCATACTACACTTGGGAACAAAATAAATCAATTACGTCCAGGCAAGGGAGaagaaaatataaaaagaaagagaaagaaaacggaattgaaaaataagaaggcaaaaaagaacaagtcgagtaaggcgaaattactacatttagtcaggctgtcgaactcacgggatgaaactgaacgcactgtattttttcaccaagacagtacagcttcgttaatccccgcgtgaaggaaatcgctcacctcccacgtgcaaaacgtagtgatattgacacgccagattagcgcggtagcgtattgtgctaagcaggaaagcgcgcttttctgtattcttgttaactttctgagcttgttttgaatacaacctatcatatctatatgtttttggaatcaggaaatgataaagaataagatgaaatcatttttggatcgatttcttaaattttaatcgaaagattaattaatctattttcgttaattgtgatcacattttaagagtaaacatgacgtATGTAtacatttttagattcagaatgtgatgaagaaaacgatgcaatcaattttaaatctgtttgcgaaaaatcgatttcaatgacaactttaatgagcaaactcattaattaatctttaagccttcaagctgaaatgcaataccaaagtccgggcttcgtcgaagattatttgaccaaaatttcaaccaatttggtttgaaaaatgagagcgtgacagtgccgcctcaactttcacgaaaagccagatatgacgtcatcaaagaaatttatcaaacaaatgaaaaacacgtctggagataccacaCTCagaatctctcatgtcaagtttcatgaagatcggtccagtagttttctctgaatcgctctacacacacacacacacacacacacacacacatacaccacaccctcgtctcgattcccccctctacgttaaaacatttagtcaaaacttgactaaatgtaaaaagcagggTATAAAAGTAACATGTACGACTGGATAATAGAAGAAGTATAAAACCGAGGAATCATTTAAGGgtggtaaaaaaaagaaaaagaaaaacgatattgctgctgttgctgctgctgatgatgatggtgacgacgacgatgacgacagtgatgatgatgatgaaaataATGCCAATGCATCACTGATACAGAAATGTAATAATACCTATTAAACCTACTAAGACGCAATTAGAAGAGAAGGCAGAGAGAAGAAAACGATCATATTTATCACTAAATgtttatatagaagcctactgtggttcttgtgcttaggctgtgtattggactgtcactgtatgcctgcattattagttgtcagtaattattatatgtgctgattgttctctttgcctgcgcgcgtatagtatgttggttatgtttggtaatagtatgtttgtttatgtttggtcgttaccttgcctgtgcgtgtattgtatgtttggtcgttttctttgcctgtgcatgtatagtttgttggttatgtttggtcggtttttttgcctgtgcgtgtatggtatgcttggtcgatgtatgtattgtaaagcgctaagagtagacatttttctagaatagcgctataaaagtttgcattattattattattatcacgaCGATTACCACAGAAACAAAGGCCATAACACGTTCTTACACCGAATGAAACCACTCTCCCCCTTTCATCTTTTAACGCAAGTCTACTGACGCTGCCCCATCCCATATCCATATCTCGGCCTTTTGCATTCAGTGTGGAGCATAAATATTACACCCCTCAATCGATAGCACAGCACCAGATGACAACACTAATCTGGGCGACACGTGCTGCACGGCTATGAAAACTGCCGGCTGTCGTACACATGAGAGATAAACCATTGAGTGTATATAGGCTACTGGCGAACACATGCACATGTATGTAAATATATACGAGTGCATGCTTACACCAGCTGTGCATTCAAAGGaggtagatatatatatatatagagagagagagagatagaaatatAGCTATGGAATCGATACACTGTTTGTTGGGCCTATGTTCatgctctttctctttctccccccccctctctctctctctctctccctctccggcacgggctggatgtaaaaaagcatgtTTACTTGCGCAATGGTTTACTCTTCATAATAAAGATTTCATCTTGTCTCATTCGGTCTAATTGTCTagtcttgtcttctctctctctctctctctctctctctctctctctctctctctctctctctctctctctctctctctctctctttctgaaaaacacacagacagggacaatCAGACTCACAATCACACTAAGAcgatcagacagacagacagacagacagacatacacacatgttgCCAGAAAGGCGAAACAGCAGAAAGTCTCGTtttaaaaggaaaaacaattaaaacagaCTTTAAACTCAACTGACAAAAAAATCGGATTCATGCAGTCtgatataaacaacaacataccAGACAGATTTGACCACACAAATGACCTCCATCTAGACTATCGTCCGTCTGCCAATACCGACAACCTCAGGAAGTCGAGTATCAAAACAGCTCATTGGGTGTCAGCTTTCAGCGTGACACGTGCGAAAACCAGACTCTTTATCGGCCAAAGAACGAGTTCCAACTCCTCGTGTTGGACATAGAGAGTAACAGGAGACTCTTAATGTTTCTGAACAGCCAGACCAATCCATTCAACGTTTGAACAGAAAGAGGTGGGGGTGGTGAGAGTAAGAGATTGGGGGTCGTCGGGAGAGGCGtgtgatggagagagagagagagagagagagagagagagagagagagggagagggagagagagaaagagagagagagagagagggagagagagaaaaagagagagagagagacagacagacagacagacagagaaagaccgagacagtgagagacagagagacatgatgAGAAAGAAGAACataaacaagaagaagaagacgacgaaaaagaagaaagacgaagaagtagaagaagaaaaaaaaaaaaaaaaaaaaaaaaagggggaagaagatgaggaggacgagaaagaggagagaaatGCTCCTCCCATAATACCTACATCTTCCTCAGACCAATTAAACCGCAGACGCCATTCATTGAACCCATAGAAATCCCCTGCGGTCAAAACGAACAGAGACAAAACCTTTTTACATACAAAACAACCGAGCCAATTTTGGTCTGCATATAAAATACAACCAGGTCAATCTCATTTAGTCTGGTCACGCCAATCAGCAAAGCTTCAGACGTCAAACAATCAACCAGACGACACACACGGCGAAGCAGCGGACCTTTAGAATGGTCTCCAGCGTTCTCACGAGAGCAAGAAAGACAGCGGTCAGTAGAATAGCAATTAGACTACAAGGCCAGCGGCTGCGGCCGGACAATGTTTATTGACCTCGTGATTGCTGCACGTATTTCCAAGACCAATGGTCTCCAAGGAAAAGTTGCTTTGAGGTCAGCGGATTGGACACTTGGTTATTACTGAGGCTGTGTGTTAATTAAGAGTGGTCAAGTCTGTCGGCATGACGGTGACCCAAATAAACGGACAAGCCACTGAGGCCAGACAGAGAGCAAGAACATCATCAATTCACACTACCACTTCGGGAGCCGTGAAAAAACACGACACAGCTTTGACATTAATGTCTCTCATttacacaagaagaagaagaagaagaagaagaagaagaagaagaagaggaagaggaagaagaagaagaagaagaagagtaggaagaagaagagtaggaagaagaagaagaagaagaagaagaatgaaatGTTCTTCTACTGTGTTATTCACCACCTAACAGGCGTCTCGGCTTTAAAAGGGTACActagaacattaaacaaaattaaaaaaggaaTCTTCATTTTTTACAGACCAAAGATGGTGCTCCCTCTTTGCGCCGAGCTATGCTCGTTCTTACAGAAAGAAGAAATCcaaatttttttcaaaattgatCATGTTCCACTCACCAAAGATGGATCACCCTCATTGCTcgttctttaaaatgtaatggaAGAAGAAATCTATATTTTTCAAAAATCCTCATATTCCACTACCAAAAGATCGTTGTGAAGAAAAATCCGCATTGTTCAAAAATCCTcatttttccccccaaaaaaataaattgtgAAGAAAAAATCCCATATTTTTTTCTCGAAATTCATCATACTCCACTAACCAAAGCTTGATCACCCTCCTTGCAGTGTCTGAGCCATGATCGTTCTCTCTCAAATctaatgcatggatgattaatGGGAGCCTGTATCCGTTTCTGTCACCGTtttaaaatgtgtttttttgcaccTGATGAACTCACGCGGGTGATCAACCCCCACTCACGAGTTGCTTGAGTAATCAATTGGTGCATTTTTTcattattgtttttctttttttaacatgGATTCAGTAAATAGCATAATTATGTTGCGcgacaaccatccctcccttgcggtggccctttttacatttagtcaagttttgactaaatgttttaacatagagggggaatcgagacgagggtcgtggtgtatgcgtgtgtgtgtgtgtgtgtgtgtgtgtgtgtgtgtgtgtgtgtgtgtgtgtgtgtgtgtgtgtgtgttgtgtagagcgattcagactaaaccactggaccgatctttatgaaatttgacatgagagttcctgggtatgatatccccggacgttttgtttcatattttcgataaatatctttaatgacgtcatatccggctctttgtaaaagttgaggcggcactgtcacaccctcatttttcaatcaagttgattgaaattttggcaaagcaatcttcgacaaaggccgcactttggtattgcatttcagcttggtggcttaaaaactaatgaatgactttggtcattaaaaatcggaaacttgtaattaaaattatctttttattaaacgatccaaaaacaatttcatcttatttttcgtcattttttgattcgaaaaacatatacagatgttatatttggattacaaacaagctctgaaaattaaaaaattataaaaattatgattaaaattaattttccgaaatcgatttaaaaacaatttcatcttattccttgtcggtacctgattccaaaaacatataaatatgatatgtttggattaaaaacaagctcagaaagttaaaaacaatagatacagaaaagcgtgttatcctgctcagcgcgaccactaccgcactattctggcttgtcgatttcactgcctttgccacgagcggtggactgacgaaactacgagtatgcggtcttggtgaaaaaagcagtgcgttcatctattctgtgagttcgacagcttgactaaatgttgttatttcgccttacgcgacttgttttatttttttccccccatCTAAATTCGGGGTCAAACCCATCATCAACCTAGTTTGAACACTGCTTGTTTCAGGGGAGGCTTTCTAGTCGCGAGACCACAGGCCGTAAAACTTGGCGAGCTGCATGTAGTCATCTTATTCGACATTATGCGCATCATTCGCACAGTTATGACGTCTTCCGGATAATAGTTACGCTTTTGGCGTCAGAGGGTCGGGAAGAGACGTCAAGGTTTGTTGAATCGGTGTCGTATCTCTTTAGGGACATTACCTGGCGCGGTGTCGTGCATCTTTAAGGACATTGCCTGCATGGCGATACGCGGCGTGTGCCTGTGCCGGCGACCTCAGGTAGATAATGCAGGTAGAGGTCAACCAGTAAGTGTTGATGTATGGGTGCACGCGGGGTCGTGTTAGCACAGACACTGACAGCACCAGGCCCCTGTCCAGATAAAGTCTGGCAGCTAACGGGAGATTCAGTGTCTAGTCAAAGAGTTATTCCCTTCAACGAGAGATGGTAACCGAGGATTTAGAAGTTGTGCGTTTTCAAGCAAGGGGAGAGAATATGCAACTACGAATGTGTACTTGCATACCTGCCAGCGCCCTCTCGTGCAATTAGGGATGGGGGAAAGGGGGAAATATCAAATAAAagctagttaaaaaaaaaagtggttaTGGTTatcggtgtctgtgtgtgaatgtgtgtgaaggggagagagagagagagagagagagagacagacagagagagacagacagagagagacagacaaacagacagacagacaggtagacataaacacagacagacagacagaaacagtgaGACAAAGACCAAGAGGGTGAGAGTGACACAAGAGACAGTGAAGCACATTATCAGTGATAAAACGTGACAGGAAAAGACACCAGAGCCCCCTTGTAATTCCCTTACAACCGTTTACCGTCCGAATCCCGCTTCGCACACCACTGTAAACACAGTTTATGGGCGTGTGTGCTCTAAACGTAGCTAGTAGTTGCAGTTTATGTGGGCGATCTTCTTTCTCTTTATATCCTgagccatcctgaactcagatcaaaatgagttcggctcattctctccctgacaggatgccttgcgTTTCCTTGCCTGGCAAggaggaaaccgattttttttttaacatatttagagctttttgtgtattattgatataagcagattcgcgatcgtcgataatggtgttttgtaatttttaaattacaaaggaattgatatgtaagacagtttcaagcgagctatttttcgcggctgtatttactgtgcaaacaactctaaatatggcaaaagtgtcacgtgataatcaaccgtttggtgtcggcactcactggagcagacgattttttctgtaaccagttgacagtgatgaaaccatatattacggtctccttccggcagcagtcccaaaatttcgacttgttttgaccttagaacgatgtctttatcataactgtgaagaacagaacggagatcactgtcgaagtcggccaatctgcaatcattttcgtctcgcgaacactgatctcaaatttagatcagtgctcgcgaaaaccatatgggagataactctgtatttttgttttgatagattcgcgtaggactgtagcgtccggtcagggagagaatgagccgaactcatcttgacctgagttcaggatgatccTGAGCTGGAATGGAATTCGAAAGCATAGACGTTAACTGAATTTTTGTGTGGCTGTTTAAATGCGGTGAGTGAATTATTCCTTTGGCGTTCTCCTGTTCCTAAAACAGAAAACTGGCATAACTAGATAAACAGTAAGTGCCAATTCTGTTCGtaatacacacgcacaagcggcacgtacacacgcacgctcgcatgcAATTTTCTTGATTATTATGTTTTTAGCACGATTCGGACTCAAAACAAACAGTGCGCGGACACGTGCCTGTGAAATTGGCATCAGAAACTGATCATTATTAGAGCTAGTCAATTTCCCTCGAAATTGGTTTCACCAGGACGGACTCAATGAAATTAATCACGCACCGCAAATACAAaaacatggagagagagagagagagagagagagagagagagagagagagagagagagagagagagagagagagagagagagagagagggagagagagagagggagagagagagagagagagagagagagagagagagagagagacaatgagaaaagtacagagagagacagagagaggcagagagagacacagagagcggCGGTCTTATACAAAAATTCAACAATTCAGATTATCATTCAGCATGCAAGGAAAATTAATTATTTGAAAAACAATATAAATGTTCTCGCGGTCTTGCTTAATTAGTTGTTTTTATTTCGGCATGATGATGAAAGCAATTGTGACTGCCGTTTTAGTATCAGAGCGGAATGCTTGCGTTTTACGGCGCTGAACCACAGCCGTAAAACACACCCTGTCGTTTTATTACACATACCTATTCTGCTGGCAGAGTATCGCAAATAAATTTACTTAATCACACAATGAAGCCCGACAATATACTGTCTCCGCTTCTCCACTATCTGCGTGACAGTCCGCTAAGTTAAATCCGCTAATTAACAATGAGTATGATCCATCCCAATCAGTCAGTGCTATCTGCTGAACATAAAACGGAGGGGAGTGAGGCCGTACTGTGCGATTGCACCGGATAAACTGGACATCCATGCAATataggcatgagaccaagggtagggcggatggtggcgagagaggtgacgggacggggaatgtttacagtgccgtgagCCGGGGTGTGAGCAGTGCccaccaatgtttagctcaggcaccgtcgcggcagacgcgccttagttctatgcgggaaaatgcagcgcgctattctggtcATCCGGcaaactgtcgtcctcatctccaAGGCAGattgataccaagaggtgttagttacacccgccttcaggctcaggcattttcaaatgctcgactcaagactgaaTATCCACGCGCGTTGTCGTGTCCGCAGCACTTTTGATTCAGTGCTTACGCAGGTACACGTTACCATTTTTTGACTGGAAGTAATTAGTTTCTTCATTTAGCTGCTACCGTGCCAGCAATGCAGAAGACACGTGCATGGTATAATCAGCAGCGCACAGTTTGGTTTTGTGAGTATAAACTTGATCTTGTCACGGACATGCACGGTGGCACTGATTAAATGACTATTCTGGTAAGTAATGGAATTACGTGGGCGTTGTTGGGGTTCACGGAGAGAAGCAGGAGAAGCTCtcgttctgtctgtccgtctctccctccctctctttttacAGCGGTccttcattctctctctgtctctgtctcagtctctctctctcgtttctctctctctctcgtttccctctctctctctctctcagtccctctctctctctctgtctctctctgtctctttctctctttcttgtatGCTGTTCAAAACCCTGTTCTCTTCGTCTTCTCTCCCTTACTCTTCCACCCCGCCCcaacccctccacccccccccccctcccaactccACACCCCCAACCACAAACCTCTTCTCCCTTCCGTCTTCAACATGATGTTGAGCACAAAGTACtgttacacagacagacaataagTAAGATGGATAATAGCGGCACAGACACGACCTCATCAATTGCAGACAGCCTGTAGCAAAATACGACAGCAGTGGTAGCAGTAATACCGGTACCACAGTATAGGAAAGTCTGCAGTCGCGGCAAAGCCACCGCGGTTATGTTATGGGCCACATACTGCGAAGGCCATCAGCTCAAAGAGTTATTGGGACAAGAGTGCAGGGAATGCCTCTAGCAGACTTCTCTACGCCATTCACTAGCTGGTCTGGCACACAGACTTCTGCAAGAGTTCTGTGGTCTGGCATTGTGATGATACAGGAAGCACTTGTAGAGGTACCTGTGTTGTATTGCTGGTAAACAGAGCTTGCAGTTTTGTGATTGCGGAATAGGTTAGTGGTAGTGACTTGGTCTTGGTGGTGATTTTCAAATGAGGGTGTATATGTTTCGatcctctttctctttgtttgtttgtttgtttgtttgtttgtttgtttgtatgtctgtcctcctgtcagCACTTAGATCTCTGGTGTGTATGGGTCGATTGAGCtgtcttattttttttattttttttaacgacGTTAGACTTGGCTGTTTATTATACGGCGTCTGACAAAAAGGTGTCACACTGATTGGTCCACCAATGatatcgcgcacacacacagttgcgGCCTTGCACATTTAAATCCATGTGTACGCTGCCTCGTCGAGCATTATTGGCTGAAaagctcactcacacacatattttTTATGACGTGTTCCCATGCAGGCTCCAAGTGTACTCTACACCGTGTGTTTACCGCTGCAGGGCAAGCTAACAATTACTAGTCTCAAAGGGCTCGTAAACAATGGCCATTAGTCGCCCGAAAAAAGGTCAGAGAGGCTGCACCATGAT
This Littorina saxatilis isolate snail1 linkage group LG17, US_GU_Lsax_2.0, whole genome shotgun sequence DNA region includes the following protein-coding sequences:
- the LOC138953185 gene encoding uncharacterized protein, whose translation is MLSWQASLSSNGRQGVGTATAVCFRGCVQSFSSSSSPSFTPPSIITESCYDFSLSAQCRRQCRRDRTSPIPYPVSFSSLPPMVVNDDKITDRSDCLGGGRRLHQNELVPSRESSQPAYSASRVSSPDPRRQRRQDSSSSLCLFLPSVGVVSSHHNSELLTLSPHQQQQLVFGCQSPDFPCPSRCQQQQQEPSPVSCLNELVPMVALDCELPLSGRLSPPSDHSALPSHFLPAVSSSTAAHRSDISGLTAASVVDSVHCPVTGTSVTMSSSFSRAAVSSSSHGVSSSIYRSAAVSSSPFQQEEAAPLGHTNNSLADLSDSPAAGQILPLVTTASPCLPAVSSSSSACCEGSEAFECSVTMSATFSQAISSSNVDVDSHHHLLEPTSLPLPRLTPLARSSRKRRFSHCREDADNAVSASGLEVHNGLKDKEEVIADDIVTYGRCGEECGGQHEESPSKRLRLQEETEASSSHAVETNDVECVGLDSVVETDGVHSSENAVIEEEDGQMDFSVQTSVEEEGQMNYGVQTSVDVTAMDSDITVTPGGEHTPAVAVEATESFVVGQSTHGLLEEEADSVVEVDVVGVDNTADSHSADYDHHNHHNYHHQPNPDIPEAEHESHKVNIMMMHREDVSACMDTTEHCCGGGVGGGGGGVSENSSEDGENDADNDDDDSAFFYPSPRPHRISPFLNTPKQRKEERRKILKLSIHKMRAVEDPEHFLRRSVLINNTMKRLQRELREEKLRNSPRRGCYGLYRRASALHYDVLNNSYLLHDEPFTVGESDRITDDMTDALVTRLEATTTTSPFVVPTPSPAPCPVDEPDTSSADFPSVSSSSEEVSTSSMTSCSLGEPASELSADLTSSSLSEPPCTPMSESLALQSDHHYSQHNHHHHHHHESQVPDLMPSLATESEALSSTSLSDLSSPVSSLSSSSSQHSSSQAGVLCEGVFGVQSVVREAQSSSTSCSSESQREKQLYADIDTVFNLIHALGDS